A stretch of Desulfotalea psychrophila LSv54 DNA encodes these proteins:
- a CDS encoding amino acid ABC transporter permease has translation MFAPKNIPHSKQGPGSLVFDCLFFLVLLVILGWLADRSIENLGYYWQWYQIPDFIGSFTGGSFKAGPLLKGLKITLQISGISLVCAFFIGLTTALLRLSSSRVGHGLAVFYLEISRNTPLLIQIFFIYFVFGPILGLERFSSAILALSLFEGAYTSEIFRTGILSIDRGQHEAAASFGLSNIQRYRFIILPQAIKKILPPLTNQAISLVKDSALVSTIAIYDLTMQAQMLVAETYLSFEIWFTVALIYLCINILLSIAVFLMDKKFNYS, from the coding sequence ATGTTTGCACCCAAAAACATCCCCCACTCAAAACAGGGCCCCGGATCCCTTGTCTTTGATTGCCTATTTTTCCTAGTGCTCCTCGTGATCCTGGGCTGGTTGGCTGACAGGAGTATCGAAAACCTGGGTTACTATTGGCAGTGGTATCAAATACCTGATTTTATAGGTAGCTTCACAGGTGGCAGTTTCAAGGCCGGCCCCTTACTCAAGGGACTGAAAATCACCCTACAGATATCCGGAATCAGCCTGGTCTGTGCCTTCTTTATTGGCCTTACCACCGCCCTACTTCGCCTCTCATCCTCGAGAGTAGGCCATGGACTTGCCGTTTTTTATCTTGAAATAAGTCGTAACACTCCACTACTGATCCAGATATTTTTTATCTACTTTGTTTTTGGCCCCATCCTCGGGCTGGAGAGGTTTAGCTCAGCAATCCTTGCCCTTTCTCTCTTTGAAGGTGCCTACACCTCTGAAATTTTTCGGACGGGAATTCTCTCCATAGACCGGGGACAACACGAGGCCGCTGCCAGCTTTGGTCTGTCAAATATACAGCGATACCGATTTATCATCCTGCCCCAGGCAATAAAAAAGATTCTCCCACCACTGACCAACCAGGCTATTTCCCTGGTTAAAGATTCTGCACTGGTCAGCACCATTGCCATCTATGATCTCACCATGCAGGCCCAGATGTTGGTGGCAGAGACCTATCTTTCCTTTGAGATTTGGTTCACAGTTGCCCTTATATACCTCTGTATCAATATCCTCTTATCAATCGCTGTTTTTCTTATGGACAAAAAGTTCAACTATTCCTAA
- a CDS encoding aminotransferase class IV: MSIYCLDGNFIAEEKATISVHDLSLLRGYGVFDFLRSYNGHPFQLQAHIDRLARSAQLVGLSLPVSCEEIFRLTMETIAHNNHQEYQIRLVITGGESLGGFLPERGAARLIIMVSPLHPLPEQWYSNGVKVTTCRTSRFLPGAKTTNYIPAILAMQEATARGAVESIYLDAGGFLQEGTTSNFFAFFGSTLVTPPSSRILPGITREAVLDLAQGEFNIEIRPIHQDEIRLMDEAVITASNKEILPVCAINSEQISQKVGLHSKKLMQLFKSFTRKYQG; the protein is encoded by the coding sequence ATGAGCATATACTGCCTAGACGGGAATTTCATTGCTGAAGAGAAGGCCACAATTTCGGTACATGACCTCTCCCTGCTCCGCGGCTATGGCGTTTTTGATTTCCTCCGCAGTTATAATGGTCATCCCTTCCAACTACAGGCCCATATAGATCGCCTTGCCCGATCTGCGCAGCTCGTAGGCCTTAGCCTCCCGGTCTCCTGTGAAGAGATCTTCCGACTCACCATGGAGACCATCGCCCACAATAACCATCAGGAGTATCAGATCCGCCTTGTCATCACCGGCGGAGAGAGCCTTGGTGGATTTCTCCCGGAAAGGGGTGCGGCAAGGCTTATCATTATGGTCAGCCCCCTACACCCGTTACCTGAGCAGTGGTACAGCAATGGGGTTAAGGTGACCACCTGTAGAACCAGCCGTTTTCTTCCCGGGGCAAAGACCACCAACTACATCCCGGCCATCCTGGCCATGCAGGAGGCCACGGCCCGGGGGGCAGTTGAGTCCATCTACCTCGACGCGGGAGGCTTTCTCCAAGAGGGAACAACCTCAAATTTCTTTGCCTTTTTTGGCTCGACCCTTGTTACCCCACCAAGTAGCCGCATACTCCCTGGAATCACCAGGGAAGCGGTACTTGATCTGGCCCAAGGAGAGTTCAATATCGAAATTCGTCCCATCCATCAGGATGAAATCCGCCTTATGGACGAGGCCGTGATCACGGCCTCCAACAAGGAGATATTACCCGTCTGCGCCATAAACTCCGAGCAAATCTCACAGAAAGTCGGCCTGCACAGCAAAAAGCTCATGCAGCTCTTTAAGAGTTTCACTCGTAAATACCAGGGTTAG
- a CDS encoding LysE family translocator, which translates to MELHTFITCFIAVSLLTLTPGVDTILVIRNSVRGGWQDGISTSFGICSGLFIHAMISAMGLSLILLQTAWAFSLIKYAGAVYLIYLGLCGLRQAGKSQPDLFIGTATGAVSFTFFRSFGEGFLSNILNPKAVLFYLAFLPQFISPEKSPVIQSLIVVSTHFTVAMIYGCVLAGITNRAQRLFASRAYNRIFNGLTGSILIFIGIKLASAK; encoded by the coding sequence ATGGAGCTTCACACCTTTATCACCTGCTTTATTGCAGTAAGCCTCCTCACCCTGACACCTGGCGTTGATACAATCCTTGTCATTCGCAACAGCGTTCGGGGTGGCTGGCAAGATGGTATCAGCACAAGCTTTGGTATCTGCTCCGGCCTCTTTATCCATGCCATGATTTCCGCCATGGGTCTTTCCCTGATCCTCCTACAAACGGCCTGGGCATTCTCCCTGATTAAATACGCGGGTGCCGTCTATCTTATATACTTAGGTCTTTGCGGTCTGCGCCAGGCAGGCAAGAGCCAGCCCGACCTCTTTATCGGCACAGCAACAGGAGCAGTCTCCTTTACCTTCTTCCGCTCCTTCGGCGAGGGTTTTCTCTCCAATATCCTCAACCCCAAGGCAGTTCTCTTCTATCTCGCCTTTTTACCCCAGTTTATCAGTCCTGAAAAATCGCCAGTAATCCAATCACTTATTGTAGTTTCAACCCACTTCACAGTGGCAATGATCTATGGATGCGTCCTTGCAGGAATCACCAATAGAGCCCAACGACTCTTTGCCTCCCGGGCCTACAATCGTATTTTCAACGGGCTTACCGGCTCAATACTTATTTTTATTGGCATAAAGCTCGCCTCAGCCAAATAA
- a CDS encoding nitroreductase family protein: MELFEALHVRRSCRSFLDKPVSDSDIEKILRAAMAAPSAGNQQSWRFVVVRDKKKLATIKEIHPYAAVVVGAPLALLVCGEVTGRWPMYWSQDCSAATQNMLLTVRELGLAAHWLRVYPNPGRMASFREAFAIPAEARPFAVIPIGYSGTPVEFKDRFKPEFIHYESWK; the protein is encoded by the coding sequence ATGGAATTGTTTGAAGCTCTACACGTCAGAAGAAGTTGTCGCAGTTTTCTCGATAAGCCGGTGTCAGATAGCGATATAGAAAAAATATTACGGGCCGCGATGGCCGCACCTTCTGCCGGCAATCAGCAGTCGTGGCGTTTTGTGGTGGTGCGGGATAAGAAAAAATTGGCTACTATAAAGGAAATACATCCCTATGCAGCAGTGGTGGTCGGTGCTCCTCTTGCTCTGCTTGTTTGTGGAGAGGTTACTGGTAGGTGGCCGATGTACTGGTCGCAGGATTGTAGTGCGGCAACCCAAAATATGCTTCTTACGGTTAGAGAGCTAGGCCTTGCTGCCCATTGGCTGAGGGTTTATCCAAATCCCGGACGTATGGCTAGTTTTAGAGAAGCCTTCGCCATACCCGCGGAGGCGCGGCCCTTCGCCGTTATTCCCATTGGCTATTCTGGGACCCCTGTCGAGTTCAAGGATCGTTTTAAGCCAGAGTTTATCCATTATGAGAGTTGGAAGTAA
- a CDS encoding SlyX family protein, whose protein sequence is MVAETEERIQRLEEDFEFQDTTIATLNQVIIDQQQQINTLFLELEKLKHALVAMGTGTEDQGPDPLPPHY, encoded by the coding sequence ATGGTTGCGGAGACAGAGGAAAGAATTCAACGCCTTGAAGAGGATTTCGAGTTTCAAGATACGACAATAGCCACCCTTAACCAGGTTATTATCGATCAACAGCAACAGATCAATACCCTTTTCTTGGAACTTGAAAAGCTCAAACATGCCCTGGTCGCCATGGGTACGGGCACGGAAGACCAAGGCCCTGACCCGCTACCGCCACACTATTAG
- a CDS encoding ABC transporter ATP-binding protein, translated as MKSYGYDEAGQTGSLTDGQLWGRILQMTAAYKWHLLAAIILSLLITATSLSLPHLIQRGIDDFMTATKLPMDTRFSGIGQIAVLYAACITLFFAANFLQIVLLEWIGQKVMHHIRQTLFRRMLGFDLRFFSDHPTGSLVTRLTNDIQNMHDMFTSVIVNLFNDCLRLIGILAILILMNARLGLFMTLFLPLALISTIIFSRLARKKFRAMRVGIGKINTFLSEAISGASTIQLFGRERTFFSQFKEINQTYLGHCLGQVKVFGAFMPFTEFMATIATAFILWYGGGQVIQKHLSLGELVAFLSYMRLFFQPLRELSQKYSIVQAAMASAERIFHLLDTESQIKAPERLSGPSSPVQGEIIFNDIHFSYNPKVPTLRGINLHIQAGQTIAIVGTTGAGKTSLINLLLRFYDPEKGQITIDGNNISQYPFKTLRSMVGVILQDIILLQDTLLANIIMDTNRSRAEVEKILTETGMNRFVKKLPKGLDSAIGPGGQNLSTGEKQLLSFARVLCRRPAIIVLDEATAAIDTESENILEEALAKTFVNRTSIIIAHRLSTIKRADKTIVMDRGRIIEQGSHQELLALKGRYYHLVRLDQKQLGGNKL; from the coding sequence ATGAAAAGCTATGGATACGACGAGGCCGGGCAGACAGGCTCCCTGACAGACGGGCAACTCTGGGGCCGCATCCTGCAAATGACGGCTGCCTACAAATGGCACCTGCTCGCTGCTATCATTCTCTCCCTACTCATCACCGCCACCAGCCTCAGTCTCCCCCACCTTATCCAAAGGGGTATCGACGATTTTATGACAGCGACCAAACTGCCCATGGACACCAGGTTTTCCGGCATTGGTCAAATAGCTGTTCTTTACGCAGCATGCATTACCCTTTTTTTCGCAGCCAACTTTCTCCAGATCGTCCTCCTCGAGTGGATTGGACAAAAGGTAATGCACCATATTCGCCAAACCCTCTTCCGTCGCATGTTAGGCTTCGACCTCCGCTTCTTCAGCGATCATCCGACGGGCAGCTTAGTCACCAGGCTCACAAACGATATTCAAAATATGCACGATATGTTCACCTCGGTGATCGTCAACCTCTTTAATGACTGCCTACGCCTTATTGGCATTCTGGCCATCCTTATCCTGATGAATGCCCGTTTAGGGCTCTTCATGACCCTCTTCCTCCCCCTCGCCCTGATCAGCACCATCATCTTTTCCCGCCTGGCCCGGAAAAAATTCAGGGCCATGCGGGTCGGGATCGGCAAAATCAACACCTTTCTCAGCGAAGCGATATCAGGGGCATCAACCATCCAGCTCTTTGGCCGTGAGCGAACATTCTTTTCTCAGTTCAAAGAGATAAATCAAACCTACCTAGGCCACTGCCTGGGACAGGTAAAGGTGTTTGGCGCCTTTATGCCCTTCACCGAGTTTATGGCAACCATCGCCACGGCCTTTATCCTTTGGTATGGCGGTGGCCAGGTAATACAAAAGCATCTCAGCCTGGGGGAACTGGTGGCCTTCCTCTCCTATATGCGCCTCTTCTTCCAACCACTCCGGGAACTCTCACAAAAATACTCCATCGTCCAGGCGGCCATGGCCTCGGCTGAGCGAATCTTCCATCTACTCGATACAGAGTCACAGATAAAGGCACCGGAAAGACTTTCTGGCCCGTCCTCCCCTGTTCAGGGAGAGATTATCTTCAATGACATCCACTTTAGCTACAACCCCAAGGTACCGACACTCAGAGGCATCAACCTCCATATCCAAGCCGGCCAGACCATAGCCATCGTCGGTACCACCGGAGCAGGTAAAACCAGCCTTATCAACCTCCTGCTACGATTTTATGACCCCGAAAAGGGGCAGATAACAATCGACGGCAATAATATCAGCCAATATCCCTTCAAGACCCTTCGTTCCATGGTGGGGGTTATTTTACAGGATATTATTTTATTGCAAGATACCCTCCTTGCCAATATTATCATGGACACCAACCGATCACGCGCCGAGGTTGAAAAAATATTAACAGAGACGGGGATGAACCGTTTTGTAAAAAAACTCCCCAAAGGCTTAGACAGCGCCATTGGCCCGGGCGGTCAGAATCTCTCTACCGGAGAAAAGCAGCTCCTCTCCTTTGCCAGGGTACTCTGCCGCAGACCGGCTATAATCGTCCTTGATGAGGCAACCGCCGCCATCGATACCGAGTCTGAAAATATCCTTGAAGAGGCCTTAGCTAAAACATTTGTCAACCGTACTTCCATCATCATCGCCCATAGACTTTCCACCATAAAGAGGGCTGATAAGACTATTGTTATGGACAGGGGCAGGATAATCGAACAGGGTAGCCACCAGGAACTGCTGGCTCTTAAGGGTCGATATTATCACCTCGTTCGTCTTGACCAGAAGCAATTAGGGGGAAATAAGCTGTAG
- a CDS encoding transporter substrate-binding domain-containing protein — MKVQKIAFFTLALLCIMMLGTVQASQIQGDITRSSVISKIQKKRVLRVGMDVFQPWAMKNKKGELVGFEIDVARRLAKDMGVRVEFVPTPWSGIVPALLTGKFDVLIGGIGITSKRALKVNFTIPYDYSGMGIVAHRKLAKGFSSIEDFNRPEIEIAVKLGTSAVTATKKYMPRAKLRMFDTEIQAYQELRNGKVAAVVGSAPRPVYEALDYQDILFNPIADTFSQEPIAFALRKGDPDALAFFNAWIRIVDHEGWLKERHNYWFNSKEWIDQVE; from the coding sequence ATGAAGGTTCAAAAAATTGCTTTCTTCACCCTAGCCCTGCTCTGTATAATGATGCTAGGCACGGTTCAGGCAAGTCAAATTCAGGGTGACATAACCCGTTCAAGCGTTATCAGTAAAATTCAAAAAAAACGAGTCCTCCGTGTTGGCATGGACGTTTTTCAACCCTGGGCAATGAAAAATAAGAAAGGGGAACTGGTGGGCTTTGAAATTGACGTTGCCCGCAGGCTGGCAAAAGATATGGGCGTTCGAGTTGAATTTGTGCCCACCCCCTGGTCCGGAATCGTGCCAGCCCTCCTCACCGGAAAATTCGATGTTCTTATTGGCGGCATAGGCATTACCAGCAAACGGGCCCTCAAGGTCAACTTCACCATTCCCTATGATTATTCGGGAATGGGAATTGTCGCCCACAGGAAATTGGCCAAGGGCTTCTCCTCCATTGAAGACTTTAACCGTCCCGAGATTGAAATTGCGGTAAAGCTAGGGACAAGCGCAGTTACTGCCACCAAAAAATATATGCCCAGAGCAAAGCTTCGAATGTTTGACACAGAAATCCAAGCCTATCAGGAACTTCGCAATGGCAAGGTCGCGGCCGTAGTGGGTTCTGCACCTCGTCCGGTCTATGAGGCCCTTGATTATCAGGACATCCTCTTTAATCCCATAGCGGACACCTTCAGCCAAGAGCCCATTGCCTTTGCCCTGAGAAAAGGTGACCCCGATGCCCTGGCCTTCTTCAATGCCTGGATCAGGATTGTCGACCATGAGGGCTGGCTTAAGGAACGTCATAACTACTGGTTCAACAGTAAAGAGTGGATAGATCAAGTAGAATAG
- a CDS encoding amino acid ABC transporter permease — MQKQKNFSLLDGMLLLALSTGLAFLLYRLVWGMNYHWRWQAVLPYIYYINPQTGEGRPSVLLEGLFTTIRLSIWAMIFATLIGFSMGIMRTSSRLFFRLVGTTYITLIRNTPPLVLIFIFYYFISDQLFALLPLDDFMRNLSPRSQRAISLFFSKPETITPFFSGILTLALFQGAYIGEIVRAGIEAVDRGQWEASSALGLTKWTQLRSVILPQAVRTMLPTLANEFINTIKWSSIVSIISIQELTFQGMQVMASSQATLEVWLIITSMYLIICLFLSYIVHCIEKRIADPDRMQGLAL; from the coding sequence ATGCAAAAACAAAAAAATTTCAGCCTCCTCGACGGAATGCTCCTTTTGGCCCTGAGCACTGGTCTTGCCTTCCTCCTCTATCGTCTCGTCTGGGGAATGAACTATCACTGGAGATGGCAGGCTGTTCTACCATATATATATTATATTAATCCTCAGACAGGAGAAGGCAGGCCCAGTGTGCTCCTGGAAGGTCTTTTTACCACCATTCGGCTCTCCATCTGGGCGATGATATTTGCCACCCTTATCGGCTTTAGCATGGGCATCATGCGCACCAGCAGCAGATTGTTCTTTCGTCTGGTGGGCACCACCTATATCACCCTTATTCGCAATACTCCCCCCTTGGTACTGATCTTCATCTTTTACTACTTTATCAGCGACCAGCTCTTTGCCCTTCTGCCCCTTGATGACTTTATGCGAAACCTCTCGCCAAGGAGCCAGAGGGCAATATCTCTCTTCTTCTCAAAGCCTGAGACAATTACACCTTTTTTCTCGGGTATCTTGACTCTGGCCCTATTCCAGGGAGCCTATATAGGCGAGATTGTTCGAGCGGGCATAGAGGCCGTTGACCGAGGACAGTGGGAAGCGTCAAGCGCCCTGGGGCTCACTAAATGGACCCAGTTACGCAGCGTCATCCTGCCCCAGGCTGTACGAACAATGCTCCCGACCCTGGCCAATGAGTTTATCAATACTATTAAATGGTCCTCCATCGTCTCCATTATCTCCATCCAGGAACTCACCTTCCAGGGCATGCAGGTAATGGCTTCAAGCCAGGCCACCCTTGAGGTTTGGCTTATTATCACCAGTATGTACCTTATTATCTGCCTCTTTTTATCATATATTGTACATTGTATTGAAAAGCGTATTGCAGACCCAGACCGGATGCAGGGGCTTGCCCTTTAA
- a CDS encoding AMP-binding protein: MQLHHKFIEVAKRLGKKEAIHDFSTGAKLDYKKALIASLILSAIFKKFDKGFVGLMLPTSAGCILSNLGLLLCGRIPVMVNYSTGAEQNARFAQQKCAFSTIITSKKLLEKIDCPHVEGMVYIEDIMAGINGLQKAKAAFIASLPANTIKTLVHGSHDEDTAVILFTSGSEKEPRAVQLTHKNINTNINSINKIFHFNSEDIFLSSLPFFHVFGLTTSFWLPISKGLTMLTYANPLDFKKICSIVREHKATFLVGTPSFFWGYLRKSERGDFASLRIALAGADKCPDSLRTKFLEKHGITLYEGYGATECSPVIAANCPEANCPGSVGKPLPDLQIRIENYETGEECPPEEDGRILVKGESVMKGYFNDFEQTSLHIRNGWYDTGDMGNIDKNGFLWHVGRLKRFVKIGGEMISLVKIEDVLEKFLTEDTLCCIVEVPDATKGAKIIAVVTAEIDEKKVLKQMAEHLPKLSLPKKFLYQESLPKMGSGKLDFKAITEIARTRMAKKKP; the protein is encoded by the coding sequence GTGCAGCTACACCATAAATTCATTGAAGTGGCTAAAAGATTAGGCAAGAAAGAGGCCATACACGACTTCAGCACCGGGGCAAAACTTGACTATAAAAAAGCACTTATTGCCTCCCTGATCCTCTCTGCAATATTTAAAAAATTCGACAAGGGCTTTGTCGGCCTGATGTTGCCCACCTCGGCAGGCTGCATACTCTCGAACCTCGGCCTTCTGCTCTGTGGACGTATCCCGGTAATGGTCAACTATTCGACGGGGGCAGAACAAAATGCCCGCTTCGCCCAACAAAAATGTGCCTTTTCAACGATCATCACCTCAAAAAAGTTGCTGGAGAAGATAGATTGCCCCCACGTCGAGGGCATGGTCTATATCGAAGATATCATGGCGGGCATAAACGGTCTGCAAAAGGCCAAGGCTGCCTTTATTGCCTCCCTGCCGGCAAACACTATCAAGACCCTGGTACACGGCAGCCATGATGAAGACACAGCCGTCATCCTCTTTACCAGCGGCAGTGAAAAAGAACCCAGGGCCGTCCAGCTTACTCACAAAAATATCAATACAAATATCAACTCCATCAATAAGATATTTCACTTTAACAGCGAGGATATTTTCCTTTCGTCTCTGCCCTTTTTTCATGTTTTTGGCCTCACCACCAGCTTCTGGTTACCCATCTCCAAGGGTCTTACCATGCTGACCTACGCCAACCCCCTTGATTTCAAAAAGATCTGTAGCATCGTCCGGGAGCACAAGGCCACCTTTCTAGTGGGTACCCCCTCCTTTTTCTGGGGTTATCTGCGTAAATCAGAACGAGGTGATTTTGCTTCCCTGCGCATCGCCCTGGCCGGAGCAGATAAATGCCCTGACTCCCTGCGGACAAAATTTTTAGAGAAACACGGTATCACCCTCTATGAGGGATACGGAGCCACGGAGTGTTCTCCCGTTATTGCGGCCAACTGCCCCGAAGCCAACTGCCCCGGTAGCGTCGGCAAGCCCCTTCCTGATTTACAGATACGCATTGAAAACTATGAGACAGGAGAGGAGTGCCCTCCCGAAGAAGATGGCCGAATACTGGTTAAGGGAGAGAGCGTCATGAAGGGCTACTTCAATGACTTTGAACAGACAAGTCTCCATATCAGGAATGGTTGGTACGATACCGGCGATATGGGAAATATTGATAAAAATGGTTTTCTCTGGCATGTCGGCCGACTAAAAAGATTTGTCAAAATTGGCGGCGAGATGATTTCTCTAGTTAAAATTGAAGATGTGCTTGAGAAGTTTCTTACAGAAGACACCCTCTGCTGCATTGTGGAGGTGCCAGACGCCACCAAAGGCGCAAAGATTATTGCCGTGGTCACAGCAGAAATTGATGAGAAAAAAGTGCTCAAACAGATGGCAGAGCATCTACCCAAACTGTCCCTACCCAAGAAATTCCTCTATCAGGAGAGCCTGCCTAAAATGGGCAGTGGCAAGCTGGACTTTAAAGCAATCACAGAGATAGCCAGAACAAGAATGGCCAAAAAGAAACCCTAG
- a CDS encoding ABC transporter ATP-binding protein, with product MQSSASEKRPSLRQLLLLVAPSFKRYRLRISLGLMALIIVDILQLLIPRILKQGIDSISTKAETTNLAQLAIFIICIACTVIILRFCWRYMILGFSRILECTIRNSIFSHILQMDATFFEKNSTGKLMAHSSNDLSAVQMAFGMGTVAAVDSSVMLTVAIAFMLSINVKLTILALVPLPLLAISTKILAGQLHTRFETVQEQFSHLTEFSRSAISSIWLVKAYTMEDLQTNQFDALGKEYVRANLKVGVINGLLQPLSTLVGNLGILSIFFFGGRMVIQEVISLGDFVAFITYLYMLIWPMMAIGWVTNLAQRGLTSLQRIRLLMEQKSMMLDGPEKASRETKGARIELCDLSFTYPNASQPALHHINLTFLEKTYGLTGRTGCGKTSLCRILCRLYPVEDGMYLHNEIDVNRQGLNELREQISYVSQESTLFSDTVKNNIRFGNEEASEEEITEAARRADIHNNISELSNGYDTLIGEQGVKLSGGQRQRIALARALLTKRPILLIDDGLSAVDVETEHQIFSRLREGENKTIIIISNRIKLLSMTDEIIILDSGEIADRGSHQHLLRHNSLYQSMAKKQQEQREEKL from the coding sequence TTGCAATCATCCGCATCAGAAAAAAGACCTTCTCTCCGCCAACTCCTCCTGCTGGTGGCCCCCTCCTTTAAAAGGTATCGCCTCCGGATATCCCTGGGGCTCATGGCCCTGATTATCGTTGATATCCTGCAACTACTAATTCCACGTATCCTCAAGCAAGGCATTGACTCCATCTCCACGAAAGCAGAGACGACCAATCTGGCCCAACTTGCAATTTTTATTATCTGCATTGCCTGCACCGTTATCATCCTTCGCTTTTGCTGGCGCTATATGATTTTAGGCTTTTCCCGTATCCTTGAGTGCACCATTCGCAACAGTATATTTTCCCATATCCTGCAAATGGACGCCACTTTTTTTGAAAAAAACAGTACGGGAAAATTAATGGCCCACTCATCAAATGACTTAAGCGCCGTGCAAATGGCCTTTGGCATGGGTACAGTGGCAGCCGTCGACTCCTCCGTAATGCTGACCGTAGCCATCGCCTTTATGCTCTCCATCAATGTCAAGCTCACCATTCTGGCCCTCGTCCCCCTGCCTCTTCTGGCGATAAGCACTAAAATACTGGCAGGACAGTTACACACCCGATTCGAGACAGTACAGGAACAATTTTCCCATCTCACCGAGTTTTCCCGTTCAGCCATCTCTTCCATATGGTTAGTAAAGGCATACACAATGGAAGATCTACAGACAAATCAATTCGATGCCCTTGGCAAAGAGTATGTCAGGGCAAATCTGAAGGTTGGCGTCATAAATGGCCTATTGCAGCCCCTCTCCACCCTGGTTGGAAATCTCGGCATACTATCGATATTCTTTTTTGGGGGGAGAATGGTCATCCAAGAAGTGATCAGCCTCGGTGATTTTGTTGCCTTTATCACCTATCTCTATATGCTCATCTGGCCCATGATGGCCATCGGCTGGGTGACCAACCTCGCTCAAAGAGGATTAACCTCACTACAGAGAATACGCCTCCTTATGGAGCAAAAATCGATGATGCTCGATGGCCCGGAAAAGGCCTCAAGAGAGACCAAGGGGGCACGAATAGAACTCTGTGACCTCTCCTTCACCTACCCCAATGCCTCACAGCCAGCCCTGCACCATATAAATCTCACTTTCTTAGAAAAAACATATGGACTCACGGGGCGAACAGGCTGCGGCAAGACCAGCCTCTGTCGAATTCTTTGCAGGCTTTATCCTGTAGAGGACGGTATGTACCTCCACAACGAAATAGACGTTAACAGGCAAGGCCTCAACGAACTGCGAGAGCAGATCAGTTATGTCAGCCAGGAGTCCACCCTCTTCTCCGATACGGTGAAAAACAATATTCGTTTTGGCAATGAGGAGGCAAGCGAAGAGGAGATAACAGAAGCCGCGCGACGGGCAGACATACACAATAATATCAGTGAATTGAGCAATGGCTATGACACACTCATCGGCGAACAGGGCGTTAAGCTCTCCGGTGGCCAACGACAACGCATTGCCCTGGCCCGAGCCCTGCTGACAAAACGGCCCATCCTCCTGATCGACGATGGTCTCTCCGCCGTCGATGTCGAAACCGAGCACCAAATTTTCTCCCGACTCCGGGAAGGAGAAAACAAAACTATCATCATCATCTCCAACCGGATAAAACTCCTCTCCATGACCGATGAGATTATTATTTTAGACAGTGGCGAAATAGCCGACCGTGGTAGCCACCAACACCTCCTGAGACACAATTCCCTCTATCAGTCCATGGCTAAAAAACAACAGGAACAGAGGGAGGAGAAACTATGA